CCTGCACCCGACGCATGGGAGTTCGCCCCTGCTGTAATACCCGTCATTACTGTCATTTGAAACCTCTTTCCTGCCACTCCTTTTCTCAAGCCGTTTAAGGTCTTCCCTTTCGTTGATAAGCTCTATCACCTCAAACGGGTCCTGATTGTCGCACTGGCTCTTGGGCAGAAGCGCTGCAAGGGTATTCATGATATCGTCCAGGTATCCCCTGATCCAAGTGCCCTTGTTTCTATCCTGGTATCTGGCAAATGAGAGTTCAAGCAGTGTTTTCACATCGTCAGGGGTATGTGAAAGGAGCAGGTTCAAGACCATTGAAAAATTGATATGTATCTGGCTCACAAGCGGTTCAGGTTCAGAGTTGATCAACTCCTGAATAAGACGCACATTCTGATGAATACCGGGGATTAAGACTACAAAGCCGATGTTGTCCATGCCGCGTCTACCGGCCCGGCCTGTCATCTGATGGAGTTCAGTGGCAGTCAGGTCGTTAAATTCATGGCCGTTAAACTTGTCGCTCTGGACAAGCACTACAGTGCGTGCAGGGAAATTAACTCCCGCAGCCACGGTTGATGTGGAAAATATGGCATCCAGGTTCCCTTTATTCATCATCCTCTCGATAAGCACCTTCCAGTATGGGAGGTGGCCTGCATGGTGTGAGGCAATAAGGGTCTGCTTCATGAGTTTAAGGTGCCTGTGATTTTCAAGGTGGGGGTACTCTTTGAGAAAGGCATCCACCTCCTCCTCAAGCCTTGCCCTTCGTTCCCTGTCTGCATTTATGTGGTGGCACATGGAGAGTGCATCATCACAGTCCATGCGGGATTTAAGAAAGAAGATGGCGGGGAGCAGGTTCTGTTTTCTGAGACAGTTTATTATACTGTCATATCCCGGCCTTGCGCCTCCCCTCCCCTGCCCGCGTGGGCCGTTAGAAAAGACAAACTTTTTTACCTTCGGTGAAAGCCCGTTTTTACCGGAAAGGGGGGCTATCAGGCCGTCCGGGAACAAAAAAAGTGTTTCAAGGGGTACGGGCCTTTTGACCGCCCTTACCACATGCGCCTTTGTCTTTCTGTTCTTCATGAGCCAGCCGCACACCTCCCTTGCATTTGAGATAGTGGCGGATAAGAGCAGGAGCCTCACCCTTGGAGGGAGGTAGATAAGCACCTCCTCCCATACAACGCCCCTGTCAGGGTCGCTCAGATAGTGAGCCTCATCCAGTATCACAAGGTCGCTTGAGAGGTTTGTCCCCTCGTGCATGTTGTCATAGAGCTGATTCCTTAATATCTCTGTTGTGCCCACTATAATGGGCGCATCGGTGTTTTCCTTTCTCTCGCCGGTAAGTATGCCGCATGACTCAGGCCCGAATACGCCCTTGAACTCCTCATAGAGTGAATTGGAGAGCGCCTTTAATGGTGAGGCATACCATGTGCGTAAGTTTTCATTCAGGTTGCGCCTTATCGCCTGTATGGCTATCCAGGTCTTTCCAGAGCCCGTAGGTGCGCTCACAAGCACATCGCCCTCTTTCAGCTTTTCTATTGCATCAAGCTGAAAAGGGTCAGGGATAAACTCCCTTGCACCTGGTTTGCCTATCTTTCTGAAACTGCTGTTAAGGGCCGGGTCAATTCGGCAGTTCTCATAAAGGGCACTCTCCCTTGTTGAGGGTGATCTTTCCGGTCTGTTTTTTCTCCTGCGGTGAGGACGAAAGGGTCTGTTTCCTGTCATCTGTTTTCTTTATCCTGATTAATAAGGCTGAGCACGACGCCCTGATCAGGAAAGTAATTGAGGGTAGCAATATTCATTAAGCCCTTTCCCTCCCGCATCCTCTGCCTATTCAAAACATATCTCAACAGTAAATTCCCCGCCCTTTGTAGTAAAGGGCAGCGCTATAATAGGCTGTTTTGTCATGTGGGTTATGGTGTGGCCCTTTCCCATCACCACAGAGGGGATTGCCGCCTGGAGGTTTGTCCCGAGCCCTTCCAGCTTCTGTCTGGCCTGACCTGAGATCATGTTTGCAATTTCACCTACTGCGTCTCCTATCTCAGCATTCAGCTCCTTTACCTCTTCCCCGAACATCCCTGTTACTATGTGGAGGATGCACTTTTCCGTAAAGGTGACAGATATGATGCCGTTCATATCACCTGCAAGACCTATTACGCCGGATACATCACCTCTTGCGACATTA
The nucleotide sequence above comes from Desulfatiglans sp.. Encoded proteins:
- a CDS encoding DEAD/DEAH box helicase, whose protein sequence is MTGNRPFRPHRRRKNRPERSPSTRESALYENCRIDPALNSSFRKIGKPGAREFIPDPFQLDAIEKLKEGDVLVSAPTGSGKTWIAIQAIRRNLNENLRTWYASPLKALSNSLYEEFKGVFGPESCGILTGERKENTDAPIIVGTTEILRNQLYDNMHEGTNLSSDLVILDEAHYLSDPDRGVVWEEVLIYLPPRVRLLLLSATISNAREVCGWLMKNRKTKAHVVRAVKRPVPLETLFLFPDGLIAPLSGKNGLSPKVKKFVFSNGPRGQGRGGARPGYDSIINCLRKQNLLPAIFFLKSRMDCDDALSMCHHINADRERRARLEEEVDAFLKEYPHLENHRHLKLMKQTLIASHHAGHLPYWKVLIERMMNKGNLDAIFSTSTVAAGVNFPARTVVLVQSDKFNGHEFNDLTATELHQMTGRAGRRGMDNIGFVVLIPGIHQNVRLIQELINSEPEPLVSQIHINFSMVLNLLLSHTPDDVKTLLELSFARYQDRNKGTWIRGYLDDIMNTLAALLPKSQCDNQDPFEVIELINEREDLKRLEKRSGRKEVSNDSNDGYYSRGELPCVGCRSLPSCNIKSNKPLRKALANFRSSTFMITRMGETLWINFKRHLRFLRETGFVDDNGKLTPDGVWASKLRLDQPLLIGEAIRKGGFNDASPAVMAGLTALFVWDREQEVETRLGGIDGLDTMLDAYERLIGSMDRIIGHMDKRGFNYPQIMFWPGAALFLWAKGASWETLLKNIPIGEGDMASLIVRTADHLRQMLNLEETHPVLAGTAGKAMGLILREPVFLG
- a CDS encoding chemotaxis protein CheX; this encodes MDVKLINPFLEATLHVLQTIANITAEKGKPYLKKDNVARGDVSGVIGLAGDMNGIISVTFTEKCILHIVTGMFGEEVKELNAEIGDAVGEIANMISGQARQKLEGLGTNLQAAIPSVVMGKGHTITHMTKQPIIALPFTTKGGEFTVEICFE